A window of Actinomadura viridis genomic DNA:
GGGTCAGGTCATGCCCGAGGAGGTCGGCGCGCTCGCGTAGCGGGCCCGAGGCGAGGTCGGAGCCGCCGAGGATGTCGGCCAGCAGCTCGCCGCGCAGGCGCTGCTCGACCTCCGCCGCGGTACGCCGCCGGAACATCTCGAGGGAGAGCACGAGCGACGCGTGCTCCAGGGCGCGGCCGTCCAGCGGGCTGAGGGGCGCCGGGCCGCGCGGCAGCCAGAGCCGGGCCACCACCGAGCCTTCGAGCAGGACGCCGATGACCACGTGGTCCCCGTGTTCCCGGACGAGCCCCGTCCCGGGGTCCGCCGCGTGCCCGTCGACCCCGAGGGCGGCGCGCACCGCGGCGGGCGGCAGGCCGGCGAGCGCGCCGGTGTGCGCGAGGACCTCGCCGCGGGCGTCCTCGACCAGCACCGGCCGGGACAGCAGATCCGACACCGCGGCGGCGATGCCGTCGACGCCGCCCGCGCGCAGCGCCACCCGCAGCAGCCGGTCGTGGATGCGTTCCGAACGGGTGGCCAGCTCGTGCTGGTGGCGCAGGTCGTCGAGCATCCGCGCCGAGGTGAGCGCGATGGCCGCGTGGTCGGCGAGCAGCCGCAGCCGGTCGATCTCCAGTTCGGTGAAGTCGTGGACCGCCGAGAAGTAGCTGTTCAGCGTGCCGACCACCGCCGAGCCCGTGACCAGCGGCACCGACAGCATCGAGCGGTAGCCCTGCTCGCGGGCCACGCCGCCCCAGATGAAGCCGAGCTCCCGGGCGATGTCGGCGACCGCGACCGGCCGCCCGGAACGGAACGCCCGGCTCGACGGCGCGCCGCCGTCCGCGTCCGCCTCCAGGCGCACCGGCCGGTCGGAGTTCACCCGCGCGACGTACTCCTCGGTCAGCCCGCTCCACCCGGCGATGACCAGGTTCCGCTCGGCCGCGTCCGGGACGAGGACGCCGCAGAAGTCGAGGGCGAGCAGGGTGCGCGCGGTCTCGGCGA
This region includes:
- a CDS encoding helix-turn-helix domain-containing protein: MTPKKEPDPESLTELRRWLDAVGALTAAVNSGLGLRDVLDLIAETARTLLALDFCGVLVPDAAERNLVIAGWSGLTEEYVARVNSDRPVRLEADADGGAPSSRAFRSGRPVAVADIARELGFIWGGVAREQGYRSMLSVPLVTGSAVVGTLNSYFSAVHDFTELEIDRLRLLADHAAIALTSARMLDDLRHQHELATRSERIHDRLLRVALRAGGVDGIAAAVSDLLSRPVLVEDARGEVLAHTGALAGLPPAAVRAALGVDGHAADPGTGLVREHGDHVVIGVLLEGSVVARLWLPRGPAPLSPLDGRALEHASLVLSLEMFRRRTAAEVEQRLRGELLADILGGSDLASGPLRERADLLGHDLTRPHLAIVCRIDPDPAARPGAVAQRALLAVTRLASGHTPRPLVALHRQALVALWPSAAGAREAGETVRKALVAVPGVADALVAVSAPAHHGIAQSYRTALGALTVAGHAGRSGTTVTVDDLGIGGLLLQLEDSAQLVAFADRTLAGVRRHDRARGTELLRTLRVHLDARLDRRETARRLNVHPNTVSQRLRRIEAVSGLDLSLPETIVDVRAALVLLDVAEGARPA